The Eubacterium sp. MSJ-33 genomic sequence TATCAGGTGGAGAAGGTAGCGGTTGTGGATCAATTTTGTCAAGGGGGGCATGTGGAGACGGTAGTTAAATTGTCCCTAAAAACTGATACACCCAAATTTGAGGTTATTATGAAGCCTGATGAAGAGGGTAATTACACACCGGAGGAAAAGGTGACTTATCAGAAGATTAAGGAGTATGTATTTGAAAAATATGGATTGAAGGTACATTCTCTTTATATCGCACAAATAAAAGACAAATGCGGATTAAATAAAGAGCGTAAAGGGAACAACTGGAAGAAAAATGAAGATGCAAGAGTACCACAATGTACTTTGGAGAAAGAGGCTGCTATCATGGATGCCTTTATGCATTTTGGTATGATATAAAAATATTAAAGTAATGTAAAGATAAGTAGATGAAGTTGTAAAAAGAAGGTTATAATACACCTTCTTTTTTTTATGCAAAAAAATATCAAAAGGAGGATTTGAGAATGGTTACAGAAACAATCAAAACAACAATGAAGGAGTTCGCAGAAGCAGTCAGGGATGCTGTAGAAGCATCTTTGGGAGAGGAATATCAGGTGCAGATAAATGATGTGGTAAGAAATAATGATATGCACTTAACAGGGCTTGTTATCTACAATGGAATTAGTAACATGGCACCGAATATCTATCTGGAAAACTATTTTAGCCATTATCAGGAAGGGATGACAATGGATGAGATAAGTCAGGATATTATCCGTACATATGAGAAATACAGGGTATCAGAGAATTTTGATACAACAATATTCTTTGACTTCAACAGGGTAAAAGACCGTATCTGCTACAAGCTGGTAAATGCTAAGCGGAATCAGGAACGGTTGGCGGATACCCCATGTATGGAGTTTTACGATTTGGTGTTAGTTCCATATATTTTGATTGCAATGGATGAGAATGGTATTCAAAGCTGTCTGGTAAAGGATTATATGCTGGGAGTGTGGGATGTCAGCAAAGAAACCCTGTTTGATTTGGCAAAACAGAATACACAGAGATTATTCTGTAGCAGGGTGGAATCCTTGAAAAATGTAATAATGGGTATTATGAAACCGGAAATGAGTGATGAAGAAGCAGATGAGTTCTATGAAATGAGTGAAGATGTGGAGGAAGCTGTTCCCATGTATGTATGCACGAATTCTTCTAAAATGTATGGTGCAGGTACTATATTCTATGATGGTCTGCTGAAAGACTTTGCAGACCGTATAGGCAGTGATTTTTATATCTTGCCAAGCAGTATTCATGAAACATTGTTTATTCCTGCATCCGCAGGGATGGATGTTGAACTTTTGAAGGAAATGGTGCGAGATGTAAATCATACAGAAGTTTTGCCCAATGAAATCTTATCTGACAATGTGTATTACTATGACCGTAATTCAGACCATGTGGAAATAAGGTAATTCTGAATATAGAGGAACAGAAAATGGGTAAGAATCAGGAAAAAATAAAAGAAGCCCTTGACCGTATTGAAGATGGTCTGGCTGCTATCAATTCAGATGAGAACTGGCTCAGTTATTTGTGTTTTCAAAGCAAGTTTTATAATTACTCATTTGGAAATACAATGCTTATCTATTCGCAGAATCCGCAGGCAACTTATGTGAAAGGATATAAAGCATGGAATCAGCTGGGAAGATATGTTAAGAAGGGAAGCCGGGGACTGGCTATTTTAGCTCCGTGTTTTCGCAAGACGGATAAAATGGAACAGGAGGAAGAAATATTTTATCAGAAATCTGAAGATGAGAAAAAAAAAGAAAGAGTTATTTCTGGCTTCCGTGTCACATATGTTTATGATATTGCTGATACAGAAGGTTCCGATGAATATTTGCCTGTGCTTGTAAAAGGTCTTACAGGAAACAGTAAAAAAGAAAGGACTATTTATGAAAAGATATTGAAAGTCGTATCAAAAGAGCATACAGTGAAGGAAGTCACGGGAACTGCTGCTAAAGGCTCTTACAACCTTGAAACAGGAGTAATTTGCGTCAGGGGTGATTTGGATTATTTGCAGAAAATAAAGACCCTGTTACACGAATACGCACATTCCATTGATTTTACACTTCATCCGGAACAGGATGTAAGACACAACCGCAGGGAATTGATTGCTGAATCGGTGGCTTATGTAGTAGGTGTGAATCTGGGACTTGATACAAGCTCCTATTCCATGAGTTATATCAAAAGCTGGATGCAGGATACGGATGAGTTAAAAATCATTGCTGATACGGTGCAGAAGATATCGGCACTAATTATCAACAATTTTAATGATTTAGAAGATTAAAATGTATTGCATTTCGCAAGCATGCTAACTATAATATAGTTAGATAAGGAGGCGATGATTATGGCTAGGACATCAAGCATATATGCAAGGGTTGAGCCTGAATTAAAAGAACAGGCAGAACTTGTATTAGACCAGTTAGGAATTCCGATGTCTAATGCGGTTGGTATGTTTTTGAGACAGGTTGTTTTGCAACGTGGCATTCCCTTTGATATGAAATTACCCCAAAGTCAGCCATTAGCATATGGTTCGCTTACAAAGGAACAATTTGACGCAGAAATTAACAAAGGAATTAAGGATATAGACGAGGGCAGGGTCTATTCAATAGATGATGTTGAATCAGAAATGCATAGGGATTTTGGTATATGAGTTTTAGAATACAGTTTACGTCTGGTGCAAGACAGGATTTGAGGGATATATTTGAATATATTGCATTTGAATTACTTGTGCCGGATACAGCAAAAGCACAGACAAAGAGAATTATAGACGAAATAAGGACGTTAGATGTGTTCCCTATGCGTTATCCACTGTATGAAGATGAGCCTTGGCACAGCATAGGACTTAGATTTTTTCCTATAGATAATTATTTGATTTTTTATCGGACTGATGAAGAAAAAGAAATTGTGAGTATAGTGCGAATTATGTACGGTGGGAGAGACATTAGCAGACAGTTAAGTGAATAGTATGGTAAAACAGGCAGGTAATGAGTAGTTATCTGCCTGTTTTGTATATCCATTCAAAATGTAATTTATACAATCTAATCATTGGAAGGTTGTCTGTCTGTTTCCTGTATCTTGGAAGAATCTCTTTTTTCCATATCGTGTAGGGCATATTCGCAAGCCTGTATTACAAAACTGGAAAATGATACATTCTGGTTCTGAATAGCAGCTTCTATTCTTTGGATAAGTGGGACAGGAAAACGGATAGTTTTATTTTCGGATTCTTTTTTGTCTTGTTTTAATTGAAATGCCATAGCTTTACCTCCTATATTACCTATGATATTGCAAATGATTTGTAAAAGAAGCACTATACAATGCAATACAAAACGTATTGCAAGTGAAAAAAATTTGTGCTAAAATCGAGAAGATAAGATGGCTAATACAGAGTGAGAAGCCATATTTATAAAAAATGAAAAACTTAGATGAGCCTTGAAAATTGAATATATAGTATCCTTTAAGGGGTCAATCGCCGTTGGCGATGGACTTAGGAACATTTAGAAATTTTAATCACAGCATTAGTACTTATTTTGGCGATGGGGCTATCAATGGTAGCCTGTGTCAGTAATGAAGGCAAAGGAGATAATAACTATGGGTACAATCATATTTGCTCTGATTGTCATCTGGGCGTTTAAAGATGGCTAACCAGACGATTAAAGCATATCAATAACACCTGACTATGCTGGCTCAGAAATCCAAACCAATAAAGTGTATCATGTATACCACTTTGAAAAATATTTAACTCAAAATAGGAAGATAAAAAAGGGGGATAATTATGAAGAAACTAAAGAAATTCATAAAACCAATGTTAATGCTCGCTCTTGTTATCGGAGCTGTATTTGCTATCAATGGCTGTGCCAAACAGACAGATGACGACGGCACACAGACCGTAACCGAAGCTACTGAAACAGACGCAACTGTAACCGATGCAGGGGACACGGACGATAAGACTGACACAGCAAAGACCAAGTCCAAAACTGTCAAGGCAGATGCTGCAAAGACTGGTAAGACTGAGAATGACTCAGACAAAAAGCCATCAACACAGGCACCTGCTACGACTGAGGCACCGACAACTCAGGCTCCTGCTCCTACCACAGAGGCTCCGACAACTCAGGCTCCGAGAACCGAAGAGC encodes the following:
- a CDS encoding DUF5688 family protein produces the protein MVTETIKTTMKEFAEAVRDAVEASLGEEYQVQINDVVRNNDMHLTGLVIYNGISNMAPNIYLENYFSHYQEGMTMDEISQDIIRTYEKYRVSENFDTTIFFDFNRVKDRICYKLVNAKRNQERLADTPCMEFYDLVLVPYILIAMDENGIQSCLVKDYMLGVWDVSKETLFDLAKQNTQRLFCSRVESLKNVIMGIMKPEMSDEEADEFYEMSEDVEEAVPMYVCTNSSKMYGAGTIFYDGLLKDFADRIGSDFYILPSSIHETLFIPASAGMDVELLKEMVRDVNHTEVLPNEILSDNVYYYDRNSDHVEIR
- a CDS encoding ArdC family protein; this encodes MGKNQEKIKEALDRIEDGLAAINSDENWLSYLCFQSKFYNYSFGNTMLIYSQNPQATYVKGYKAWNQLGRYVKKGSRGLAILAPCFRKTDKMEQEEEIFYQKSEDEKKKERVISGFRVTYVYDIADTEGSDEYLPVLVKGLTGNSKKERTIYEKILKVVSKEHTVKEVTGTAAKGSYNLETGVICVRGDLDYLQKIKTLLHEYAHSIDFTLHPEQDVRHNRRELIAESVAYVVGVNLGLDTSSYSMSYIKSWMQDTDELKIIADTVQKISALIINNFNDLED
- a CDS encoding type II toxin-antitoxin system RelB/DinJ family antitoxin, with protein sequence MARTSSIYARVEPELKEQAELVLDQLGIPMSNAVGMFLRQVVLQRGIPFDMKLPQSQPLAYGSLTKEQFDAEINKGIKDIDEGRVYSIDDVESEMHRDFGI
- a CDS encoding type II toxin-antitoxin system RelE/ParE family toxin, which gives rise to MSFRIQFTSGARQDLRDIFEYIAFELLVPDTAKAQTKRIIDEIRTLDVFPMRYPLYEDEPWHSIGLRFFPIDNYLIFYRTDEEKEIVSIVRIMYGGRDISRQLSE
- a CDS encoding YlcI/YnfO family protein, coding for MAFQLKQDKKESENKTIRFPVPLIQRIEAAIQNQNVSFSSFVIQACEYALHDMEKRDSSKIQETDRQPSND